A window of Esox lucius isolate fEsoLuc1 chromosome 18, fEsoLuc1.pri, whole genome shotgun sequence contains these coding sequences:
- the ndufaf7 gene encoding protein arginine methyltransferase NDUFAF7, mitochondrial, producing MRTIRALQSFNRVLVCTCPQPPSVRSWSVAQDKRFSSSSAERPIPGNSVLRHLTSKIKSTGPISVAEYMREVLTNPVTGYYVQNDMLGPDGDFITSPEISQIFGELLGIWCLSEWMGAGKPSHLQLVEFGPGRGSLISDVLRVFSQLSGALGGATVSVHLVEVSPKLSQIQAQCLSGDQSRVSASEDEPVYRQGTTAAGLPISWYRNLDDVPRGFSVYLAHEFFDALPIHKFQRTEKGWREVMVDVDPEEPDKLRFVIVPAPTLASTQLIQSDEKRQHVEVCPEGGVIVQRLANRIAGDGGAALIADYGHDGTKTDTFRGFKGHKLHDVLASPGSADLTADVDFSYLRKMAGAMVACMGPVSQRSFLKNMGIDTRLQVLLRNCADPSTRAQLIHGYDMLTNPAKMGERFQFFTMLNHIRLTGPEPKQPELGAKMAPVPRKAPAPLPVAGFSELGLS from the exons ATGAGAACAATAAGAGCCCTGCAGAGTTTTAACAGAGTCCTTGTTTGCACTTGTCCACAACCACCATCTG TTAGGTCATGGAGCGTGGCACAGGACAAACGTTTTTCCAGCAGTTCAGCAGAGAGACCAATTCCAGGGAACTCAGTGCTCAGACACCTAACCTCCAAGATCAAATCTACTGGTCCTATCTCAGTGGCTGAGTACATGAGGGAGGTTCTAACTAACCCAGTCACG GGCTACTATGTGCAGAATGATATGCTTGGGCCGGACGGAGATTTCATCACATCCCCGGAAATAAGCCAGATCTTTGGGGAG TTGctggggatctggtgtttgagtGAATGGATGGGAGCAGGGAAGCCCAGTCACTTGCAGTTGGTGGAGTTTGGACCAGGAAGAGGCTCCTTGATCAGTGATGTCCTTAGG GTCTTCAGCCAGCTGAGCGGGGCCCTGGGTGGGGCTACAGTCTCCGTGCACCTGGTGGAGGTGAGTCCTAAACTCAGCCAGATCCAGGCCCAGTGTTTGTCAGGGGACCAGAGCCGGGTATCAGCCAGTGAAGATGAGCCTGTGTACCGCCAGGGGACCACTGCCGCTGGACTGCCCATCTCTTGGTACCGGAACCTGGATGATGTCCCCAGAG GCTTCAGTGTCTACCTTGCTCATGAGTTCTTCGATGCCTTGCCGATCCACAAATTCCAG AGGACGGagaaggggtggagggaggtcaTGGTGGACGTTGACCCAGAGGAACCAGATAAGCTGAGGTTTGTCATTGTTCCAGCTCCCACTCTGGCCTCTACTCAACTAATACAG TCAGATGAAAAGAGacagcacgtggaggtctgccCAGAGGGCGGGGTCATTGTCCAGCGCCTGGCCAATCGAATTGCGGGGGATGGGGGTGCGGCGCTGATCGCCGACTATGGGCACGACGGGACCAAGACCGACACATTCAGA GGTTTTAAAGGTCACAAGCTCCATGATGTCCTGGCCTCCCCCGGCTCGGCAGACCTGACTGCGGACGTGGACTTCAGTTACCTGAGGAAGATGGCTGGAGCTATGGTGGCCTGCATGGGCCCTGTTTCTCAGAGAAGCTTCCTGAAGAATATGGGCATTGATACACGCTTACAG GTTCTGCTGAGGAACTGTGCAGATCCGTCCACGAGGGCCCAGCTAATCCACGGCTACGACATGCTGACCAACCCTGCGAAGATGGGTGAGAGGTTCCAGTTCTTCACCATGCTCAACCACATCCGTCTAACCGGGCCCGAACCCAAGCAGCCTGAGCTGGGCGCGAAGATGGCCCCAGTGCCCAGGAAAGCTCCAGCGCCTCTGCCTGTGGCTGGCTTCAGTGAGCTTGGCCTGTCCTGA